ACATGTGGCCTCTTCTGTTGTGGTTTGATTTTTGCCAGTTTCTTCTCCTCACCAGAACAAGACTGAATAaggaaaacaaacatacaaaaatggaaaacagaaaaaagtgaagcaagaaaaaatggaaaacagtAACTGTTGGGAAATGCTGTTACAGCAAAGAGTAGGGTACCTACTTCCCAGGCCATCTTTTGGAGAAGGTAGGCATCTAATAAATGAAATTGGGGAGCCAGTGGTAGAGAGGTAGCCAGGGGATTCCCTAAACCCTGGTACATTTTAATGTTTACTTTTGGTGTACACTTAAAATCTAGATTTATTGGTGCGTGTTGTAAAGAGTCACTGAACTGCATTGTGTCAGGATGATCAGATAAAGGTTGGAGTTGCATCCAgcaccttgaatttcatctgaaaGTGAACTGGCACCAATGCAGAGAGTAGAGCAAGGTGTCAGTATATTACTGCCCAATACCTCTCAAGGGGGAAATTACATTATATGCTTGCAAGAGCTTTTGGGTGACTTTCTAAATCAATCCCAGGCTCATCTTATCATTGTAGTTAAACCTATGGGAGAGAGAGGCATAGATTATTGATGCCAGATGCATATctgtgagggaaggggtggaagatGTTCAGCTACAAGGGAGAGGAATGTAGACATAGTATGCCTAAATAAGAGCTTGGCCAGGTACAGATTAGTCTGGTTGTCAAAGTAATGTGGAAGCAGTAGTTGTCAGAGTGTTctacagtggggtggggagggtagtTTACTACTTAAGGTGGAGGCAGATCTCTAACACCACTCCAACTGTGAGAACTTTGTCAGGTCTTCAGCCTTTAATCCTGGTCCCATACTCTGCCAGATGGTTGAGGAGCCTGATGGAGGCCATCTTTGGGCTTGAAAGGCTTAAAAGTTTGATATTGAAAACTTCTTAACCAACCAGTCACTGTCATCAAAGACTTCTTGGCCTCTCTCAACTGCCCTAAGAAGATGATTAGCATAAGTTTTTTTCCACTTTCTGAAGTGGATGGGGAGTCAAGTTACTTGATGCCATCTGGCATTGATACATCATTCACTTTACAGTGATATACcctaaaaaacagaatttttgagATCAGGCAATACTTGGCATGGCTATTAATGTGAGAATCTGCTTTGTGTAAGGCAACATTCCCTGCTCTCTGGAGATCAGCTGTCAAACAGGGGAGGAGCAGCCATACAGATTAATTCATTCTAACTCCTACTCCCTGCTTGAGTTCATCTTCACAGGCTGCAAACTGATGAATCTAATCCCCAGCCATGTTGTGGTGAGGATTTGTGCTAtgccccagcttttaaacagtcccTTGAAGGTACCCCTTAAATGTGCCAGACTCTCAAGGGATTACATTCTTCTTTTAAAGTAAGTAATGCAGACTTAGTGCCTCCCAGACTGAGCCTCAGCTCCAGCAGTGCTCCTCACTGAGGGTGAGCTCTCTCCAGCAAGTTGAGCTGAGACAGACTCCTGTTCAAATTCTTTTGTCCTCTTCAGAGATCAGTGCACCTCAGCAAGTATTTGCAATCACACCAGgaagccttttcaaaacaaggtaACAATTTATTAGCCATCTGGCATAAAGAATCTGAAAGTCCTCAGGTTAGCATACAGaaacaaagatttaaaaacataatCTCTACTGCCTTGAGTCATGCTGCTCCCGGAACTCTCTTGGTTTCCTTTGTTTCTGTCTCATTGTCTGTCAGTCCCAGGTCAGAGCTCCTGTGTTTCTCTAAAGGCCAGCTGTTAAACACAGCCACCTGACATCTTTTCCCTTTGTTCTTCAGCTTGGGGTCTCAGCTCTGCTTGTCTGcagagaggtggtggtgggggggaaatctccttccttttggCTGTTTGCTAGGTGTGAGTTTCGCAAACATTGGGGTTCCCTTTGCCTTTCTAGCTCCTCCATTGATATGGGTCACTTTCAGCCAGTCCTTTAACGACCTATTCATTCCACCCGAGAGACAGTTACGTGACCAGAACATCTCATGTCTCCTGATTTGCCCTAGGAGTATTTTAACCTTTCTGCACCCACTGGCTACAATCTCAATTTATGTCAGTTACTGCCAGGCATATCATTCAGAAAAATACTACAGAACAttccccattttttttcttttacgtgGGGATCAGCAGCACCTCCTCTTGGGAGGCCAAGACTGCCTGTCCATCCTATTAGTCTTGTTGTAAAGGTTCTCCGAGCTGAGAAGTTACCTTAGGATGCTTTATGAATGCAAACTTAATGACATTGACTCTGCCTGGAAGCTCTGTAGTTCTTGGAGCAACGAATGCTCATTCCTTAGGAACTACAGGACAACTCACATGAGACCCAGTGTCAAAAGCtagaaaaatgaaaatacaactctaccccaatataacacggttcttgggagccaaaaaatcttaccgcgttataggtgaaactgcgttatatcGTACTTCCTTTGGCATAGagtatttccattattaataCAGTATTTGACACAAGAAGTTTTTATTCTTGGTGCTTTAGAAAGGGTGCATCTGATGTCGTCCTTCACATGAAGGCCAGGGTCGGGGCTCGCAGCCATGCCCTGGGGTCAGGGCTCACAGCTACACATGCCTACCGGGGTTGGGGCTCACCGGGGTCAGGGTTCGCAGCTATGCATCGCGGTCGGGGCTCGCAACTTGCAGGCACACGCTGGGTTTGGGGCTCACAACCCCCCACATAACCAGGTCGCGACCTGGttcagtttgagaaccaatgtgGTAGACGAGACAGAAAACCATTTTtgctttactgcgttatatccaaattcgtgttatattggatcacgttatattggggtagaggtgtatgtgACTGAAGTGTCTCTTATAGTCTTTCAGAGACCTATAACGGTATTTACTCCATGTGGGAATGAAGAGTAACTTAACTGATCAGTGAGAATTCAGAGTGGAAAACTAACAGTTTTCAGCTGAAGTGCCATTGATGGAGAAAACAAATGCAATGATTCTTGTTGGAGAGGGAATGaactttgaattttattttagttAGGGTGAAATTAGAGAAGAATGATAGTTTAAATGTGCATTTtacaaaaaattatttgaaaatatttagagGTAAAAATGCTTTGTGAATTAAATATTGGTATGAGGAGAGGGGCTGTGTAATACAAGTGGTATTCTAAAAGTGAActacaaaggaaaacaaatgggtttgtatatttttattgctcttttctTATGTTTAAAGGAGGTCTGAAAggtttagcaatttttttttcttctctccccgttctctcctccccaccccccgccccttaACATTTTCTTGGCTTGTTTTTACCCTTATGAATATTAAATGTCTGGTATTTCCTAGTTTTGCTGAAAGACTTGGTTGGATTAGGGGTTTTGAAAAGTGGTTTGAGCTTTTTCTCACCCATTTGTTGAAGGACGAGGTGTTGGAATCTTTAAGTTTTTTTCTTAGAGTGTGTGGGGTGCGTTTAGTTCATACAAGTAAAGCTTTAAACAGTCTGAATGAAAAGTCCCTTCCCTCTTGATTTCCCAGGTTTCATTTCTTGTGTATTGTGTTGTCTTAATTGTTCCAGTCTCTTTGATGGCCCAGAGTCCTTAAGGAACTGgagtttctaatttttttaaaaatcagagaaagggaaagatccattcaggccttctttatacatTATAAAGAAGCATAAAAGGGCACAAATCCAAATAATTTGTTTTCTCACGCATGTCATCTTTACATATGTCTTTGTAAAGTTGTCTGAACCTGTTTCTTGGAGGTACACTTCTGTTGGTGGCATTTTCTTTGGACCATGACATAAACTTGCAGTTTATAGAATCCTGGTGTGTTTTTTGACAAGGTGCTGTGTgaactttttttatttatttgcagagaTACAGAACAAAGCCGTATTGCTGTAGCCTATGCAAGTTCTCCTCAAAATTTCTTACTTCGTTCAAGAATCATTTGCACCGTTACCATGAAGATGAAATGGACCAAGAGCTGGTGGTTCCTTGCCCAAAATGTGCATTTGCTTCTGATTCAAAAATAGTGGGAAAACACATCCGGATGTTTCACTCTTCTAATAGGAAAATACAGAACTATACAGTGAGCATTTTGGGTGGCATGAAACAATTCAGGAGTGACATTATAAACTTCACATGTCTAAAATGTCACTTTGCAGACACACTGTACTACAATATGAAGAAACATGTGCTGATGAACCATTTTCAAAATTTAATAAGCACATATTTTGGCCAGAGACCAGATGAAAATGAAGAGAATTTTATTGAGCACTACTGTAAAAAATGTAATGCTTCTGCAAACAGCCAAGATTCTTTAATGTATCATGTCTTAACATCTGATATGCACAGAGATCTGGAGAATAAACTTAGATCTGTGATTTCAGAACATATTAAGAAACCAGGACTTGTGAAGCAAATGCATATTGCTCCCAAGCCTCCCACAACTATAGCAGCTCCATCTTTAatgcccaccactgctccatCAAGCTCAGTTACTACTCCAACTTGCATTCAACTTGCATTTCCTCAGAATAATCAGAACCAAACCATGGTACAGGGAAAAGCAGTTCAAAACACAGTTAGACCTCTGACTGTTTCAAATGTCTCTGGTAGCCTTACACATACGTCTCCTGCTCCAGTTGTTACTCCACCACATGTTACTCTTGTATCCAGTCCGCTCCCAGTAGGTCAGAATGTTAATCTTCAGCCACCAGTTCCACAACCTGTTTTTGTTTCCCATAGGGTCCCTCTTAATCAGCCTGTCAGGCCTGGGGTTCTTCCCCTTTCTCAGCCTGTTGGGACCATAAATAGACCTGTTGCTCCTGGGGTTCTTCCACTTAGTCAACCTGTCAGGCCTGGTCTTCTTCCTGTTAATCAGCCTATTGGGACCATAAATAGTCTGGTTGCACCTGGGGCTCTACCAGTAGCTCATCCTGTTGGTCCTGTAAATAGTCATGTTGGGCCTGGAGTTCTCCCAGTAACTAGACCTCTTGCACCTGGGGTTCTCCCTATAAATCGACCTGTTGGGAATATGAATCGACCCATTGGTCCTGGGGTTCTTCCTATGCCCCAGACTGTTACCTCAGGAGTTCTCCAGCTTAATCAGCCTGTTGCATCAGAGGTTCTTCCTGTAAGACAGCCTGTCAGACCTGGGATTCTCCAACTTAATCAACCTGTTACCTCAGGGGTTCTCCCTGTAAATCAGCCCATCAGACCTGGAGTTTCTCAAAATACCACTTTCCTGACTGCAGGACCTATACTTAGACAGTTAATTCCAACTGGTAAGCAGGTTAATGGCATACCTACATATACCCTTGCACCAGTTTCAGTTACTTTGCCTGTACCACCTGGTGGCGGGGTAGCAACTGTTACACCACCGCAAATGCCCATTCAGCTAATGCAGTCTGGCACAGTAACTCAGATATCTCGCTCTCCAGCTAGTGCACCGTCTCCTCCTGTTGTTGTGACTTCTTCCCACAATATGTCTGCACAGGCTTCTCCATCTGCTCCTGAAACAAGCCAAGCCCTCAAACAGGCTAAGCAATGGAAGACGTGCCCTGTATGCAATGAGCTCTTCCCATCAAATGTCTATCAGGTCCACATGGAAGTGGCTCATAAGCACAATGCAGTAAAAACAGAGGAAACCCTTGAACCTGACAAGCTTGCAGTATGTGCACCCTTTCTGAGGTGGATGAAAGAGAAGACTGTCCGGTGTTTCTCTTGTAAATGTTTCCTGTGTGAGGAAGAACTTATAAAACATCTTCTGATGCATGGCTTAGCTTGTTTGTTCTGTACATATACTTTCCATGATCTAAAAAGCCTTGTGGAACATAATAAGACTGTGCATAATGGAAGGAAGAAGTTACATGAAGACTACAGCAACAGAGGATTTCAGCTAGATAATGATGCTGACGGTGACCTTATATTTCCACATTTTGATTTCAGTACAATGTTACCAAAAGAAGAACTTGGTGAAAAGGAAGTATACTTGGCAGTACTTGCAGGGGTAAACTCGAGGACCCTCGTACCTGTCTACATCAAAGTGAAGCATCAGACAGCTGAAGTGGACAGTATGTGCAGCAAAAAAGTATTTACATGCCCCTTTTGTTTTGGTACTTTCATTAGCAAAGAAGCCTATGAAATGCATTTGAAAGAGAGGCATCATATCATGCCAACTGTACACACAATTTTAAAGTCTCCTGCTTTCAAGTGCATCCATTGCTGTGGGGTGTACACTGGAAATATGACTTTGACAGCTATTGCTGTGCATTTGCTCCGCTGCAGAAGTGCTCCCAAAGACAGCAACTCAAGTATGAAAGTGCCACTTGAGCGCAGTGAGAAGAAAGAGCTATCATTTGTGAATGGTGAAAAGCATGATTCTGTCTCTCAGTCTGCTAAAAGAAAACAATCTGATCTATGCTCTATTGCAGAGGACCAAAGGAATAAAGAACAGCAGCCTCAGTCCTTAAATACCGGCACAGCTCTAGCTCCAGATAAAGATGTGAATGTAGGGGTAGTGCCTGTCAAGCGACAAAAGGTTGAAAGCAGGACTGAGATGAAAGGACCTCCTTCAAGTGAGGACCTCCATATTCTAGCATTAGATCCTAAACAGTACGAACACAGTTCATATGAAGCTCGAAAACAGTTTTTGGCAGATTACTTTCACAAGAGGCCGTATCCTACAAAAAAGGAGATGGAATTACTGTCCTCAATGCTATGCGTATGGAAAATGGATGTTGCATCATTTTTTGGGAAAAAACGACATGTGTGCCTAAAGGCGATAAAAAATCGCCAACCCTCTGTGCTTCTGGGTTTCAGTATGTctgaacttaaaaatgtaaagcACAGTTTGAGTTTAAAATATAAACTGCAGGATCTGTAAAAATGCtttatagttttaaaaagaaTCATAATTGCATACTTCTCAGTTTAGCAATTTATTACAGTGGTTTAATTTCTTTTAACTTCGAAACTGACCTTTGCAGGGTTACAGTAGAACACAAAGTCTCATTCAAATCTGACTTTGTTATTGGAAAAAAGCAACAGTGATCGTAGATCTGAGGAAGGTAGATCCTTCAAATTTTCAGCTCCGGAATTTGttttagctttatttttcttttgtggagTAGGtttttccctccctgccccactccattAGGCTTTTATACCACATGTATTGTCTTTCCTGATTTACAGTTTATTTTTTGTCAGCAATGTCAACCtctccctgaaaaaaaaaaaaagggggggggcgctATAATGTTGGTTAAAATATCAAGACAAACTAAATAAGAACAGAACGAATTAAAGTATTGGTTTAAATTTCTTTAAActcctaattttatttttgtcttttatcctcTAAAGAAAATGATTGTGGTACTTAACTTCCTCCTCGTAACCTACCCAAAAAAGCTAGGTTTATTTTAGCAATAATAAAATGTATGCAGcaattttttcctcaaaagaaGAGTACATGTGCCAGTTCCAGTGATGCACAGTAGCTAAACATCTCTATATTTTTGGGAGGGAGGCAGGTTCCTCTTAAACTACTGGAATTAGGTGATTTACACTGGCTGTGATTTTATCCCATTAAAAATTAACTCTCTTTAATTCAAAGGGATTGTTTACTGTCACTTTGTAGATATGGGACACTTTCCAGTTGCTAAATTTGTACAATTTCAAAGCCTGTTGACCACTTAATTGCAAACAGTGAAGTAGTTTTAGAGAATTACTAAATTACTTTGATGCATCTTGACATAATGTGACTTTTATTCACATATCTTTCCTTACCTGTAGAAATCTCAGTCCaagcatcactgaagtcaatgggaatgtgtCTATGCTGACTCTAATGCGTGTTGGTTAGGATATTGAGTGAACACACGCCCCTTTTAATAACCAATGAGAAATTTAGCTTAAACCACtctcctttttataacagtcagaaAGCAGCTAAAGCTAGGAGTGGATGGAATGGTAATATGGCACCTTTCGCCTATATGTCGTTGATTCAAATGGGACTTCCATATGTGATGAGTACACATTCTTGCCATCTGACAGATAGTTAATGGTTTCTATGAAATAAATTGGTCTCAAACTAGTTTCTAGTGAAcaagtgtctacaccacaaaaaGTACCTCCAGAACTGCCATCATTGGTAATTGAGAGTCAAAGGGTTGAGTGGGTTTGATTAAACTACCTTTAAAGTGAATTAGGGATGTGATTTTGTGGTCACTTGCATTACCAGTTCATTGCTATACCTGCTATCTGTATAAATGGGGGGCTTTGGTTTTAATCCAA
Above is a window of Caretta caretta isolate rCarCar2 chromosome 2, rCarCar1.hap1, whole genome shotgun sequence DNA encoding:
- the ADNP2 gene encoding activity-dependent neuroprotector homeobox protein 2 isoform X2, translated to MDQELVVPCPKCAFASDSKIVGKHIRMFHSSNRKIQNYTVSILGGMKQFRSDIINFTCLKCHFADTLYYNMKKHVLMNHFQNLISTYFGQRPDENEENFIEHYCKKCNASANSQDSLMYHVLTSDMHRDLENKLRSVISEHIKKPGLVKQMHIAPKPPTTIAAPSLMPTTAPSSSVTTPTCIQLAFPQNNQNQTMVQGKAVQNTVRPLTVSNVSGSLTHTSPAPVVTPPHVTLVSSPLPVGQNVNLQPPVPQPVFVSHRVPLNQPVRPGVLPLSQPVGTINRPVAPGVLPLSQPVRPGLLPVNQPIGTINSLVAPGALPVAHPVGPVNSHVGPGVLPVTRPLAPGVLPINRPVGNMNRPIGPGVLPMPQTVTSGVLQLNQPVASEVLPVRQPVRPGILQLNQPVTSGVLPVNQPIRPGVSQNTTFLTAGPILRQLIPTGKQVNGIPTYTLAPVSVTLPVPPGGGVATVTPPQMPIQLMQSGTVTQISRSPASAPSPPVVVTSSHNMSAQASPSAPETSQALKQAKQWKTCPVCNELFPSNVYQVHMEVAHKHNAVKTEETLEPDKLAVCAPFLRWMKEKTVRCFSCKCFLCEEELIKHLLMHGLACLFCTYTFHDLKSLVEHNKTVHNGRKKLHEDYSNRGFQLDNDADGDLIFPHFDFSTMLPKEELGEKEVYLAVLAGVNSRTLVPVYIKVKHQTAEVDSMCSKKVFTCPFCFGTFISKEAYEMHLKERHHIMPTVHTILKSPAFKCIHCCGVYTGNMTLTAIAVHLLRCRSAPKDSNSSMKVPLERSEKKELSFVNGEKHDSVSQSAKRKQSDLCSIAEDQRNKEQQPQSLNTGTALAPDKDVNVGVVPVKRQKVESRTEMKGPPSSEDLHILALDPKQYEHSSYEARKQFLADYFHKRPYPTKKEMELLSSMLCVWKMDVASFFGKKRHVCLKAIKNRQPSVLLGFSMSELKNVKHSLSLKYKLQDL
- the ADNP2 gene encoding activity-dependent neuroprotector homeobox protein 2 isoform X1; the encoded protein is MFQIPVQNLDNIRKSRKKVKGILVDIGLDSCRELLQNLKGYDPGEKYFCNTSWSDVSPWESVGKRKRYRTKPYCCSLCKFSSKFLTSFKNHLHRYHEDEMDQELVVPCPKCAFASDSKIVGKHIRMFHSSNRKIQNYTVSILGGMKQFRSDIINFTCLKCHFADTLYYNMKKHVLMNHFQNLISTYFGQRPDENEENFIEHYCKKCNASANSQDSLMYHVLTSDMHRDLENKLRSVISEHIKKPGLVKQMHIAPKPPTTIAAPSLMPTTAPSSSVTTPTCIQLAFPQNNQNQTMVQGKAVQNTVRPLTVSNVSGSLTHTSPAPVVTPPHVTLVSSPLPVGQNVNLQPPVPQPVFVSHRVPLNQPVRPGVLPLSQPVGTINRPVAPGVLPLSQPVRPGLLPVNQPIGTINSLVAPGALPVAHPVGPVNSHVGPGVLPVTRPLAPGVLPINRPVGNMNRPIGPGVLPMPQTVTSGVLQLNQPVASEVLPVRQPVRPGILQLNQPVTSGVLPVNQPIRPGVSQNTTFLTAGPILRQLIPTGKQVNGIPTYTLAPVSVTLPVPPGGGVATVTPPQMPIQLMQSGTVTQISRSPASAPSPPVVVTSSHNMSAQASPSAPETSQALKQAKQWKTCPVCNELFPSNVYQVHMEVAHKHNAVKTEETLEPDKLAVCAPFLRWMKEKTVRCFSCKCFLCEEELIKHLLMHGLACLFCTYTFHDLKSLVEHNKTVHNGRKKLHEDYSNRGFQLDNDADGDLIFPHFDFSTMLPKEELGEKEVYLAVLAGVNSRTLVPVYIKVKHQTAEVDSMCSKKVFTCPFCFGTFISKEAYEMHLKERHHIMPTVHTILKSPAFKCIHCCGVYTGNMTLTAIAVHLLRCRSAPKDSNSSMKVPLERSEKKELSFVNGEKHDSVSQSAKRKQSDLCSIAEDQRNKEQQPQSLNTGTALAPDKDVNVGVVPVKRQKVESRTEMKGPPSSEDLHILALDPKQYEHSSYEARKQFLADYFHKRPYPTKKEMELLSSMLCVWKMDVASFFGKKRHVCLKAIKNRQPSVLLGFSMSELKNVKHSLSLKYKLQDL